From the genome of Azospira restricta, one region includes:
- a CDS encoding MotA/TolQ/ExbB proton channel family protein, producing the protein MSNLVETTMYQISQIFLLPTLALIAILFLYAFWVLGEFAVLALRRRSGAGRPLVAHFARVPQLSPDELDVLAHKALETPRIASRVTPMLGLVATMIPMGPALKSLSDGNLAEVSNNLTVAFSAVILALIAASITYWVVNVRRRWLAEELLEIEAMRGARA; encoded by the coding sequence ATGTCCAACCTAGTCGAAACCACGATGTACCAGATCTCGCAGATCTTTCTGCTGCCGACGCTGGCGCTGATCGCGATCCTCTTCCTCTACGCCTTCTGGGTACTCGGCGAGTTCGCCGTGCTCGCGCTGCGGCGCAGGAGCGGCGCCGGCCGCCCGCTCGTCGCGCACTTCGCGCGGGTGCCCCAGCTGTCGCCCGACGAGCTCGACGTGCTCGCGCACAAGGCGCTGGAGACGCCGCGCATCGCCAGCCGGGTGACGCCGATGCTCGGCCTCGTCGCGACGATGATCCCGATGGGCCCGGCGCTCAAGTCGCTGTCCGACGGCAACCTCGCCGAGGTCTCGAACAACCTGACGGTCGCCTTCTCGGCGGTGATCCTGGCGCTGATCGCGGCGTCGATCACCTACTGGGTGGTGAACGTCCGCCGCCGCTGGCTGGCCGAGGAACTGCTGGAAATCGAGGCGATGCGGGGAGCGCGGGCATGA
- a CDS encoding DUF2149 domain-containing protein, translating to MSMKLLHEPETEDPILSVVNLIDIFLVIIAALLITVAQNPLINPFNKQDVTVITDPGKPTMEMVVKKGEKIEKYKANGSIGSGDGEKAGVAYRMQDGSMVYVPEGDAGQPAAGRRL from the coding sequence ATGAGCATGAAGCTGCTGCACGAACCGGAGACCGAGGATCCGATCCTGTCGGTGGTGAACCTGATCGACATCTTCCTCGTCATCATCGCCGCGCTCCTGATCACCGTCGCCCAGAACCCGCTGATCAACCCGTTCAACAAGCAGGACGTGACGGTGATCACCGACCCCGGCAAGCCGACGATGGAGATGGTGGTCAAGAAGGGCGAGAAGATCGAGAAGTACAAGGCCAACGGCAGCATCGGCAGCGGCGACGGCGAGAAGGCCGGCGTCGCCTACCGCATGCAGGACGGCTCGATGGTCTACGTGCCGGAAGGCGACGCCGGCCAGCCGGCCGCCGGCCGCCGGCTGTAA
- a CDS encoding EAL domain-containing protein, producing MSATIHPHVILDCINARRFGVEYQPFVDIASGEVVCHEALARFVDAGGNALPPDAVFGALHDNPLLLLHAELEMKRLQLAEAPPHGLLFVNLDPDSYVAGEDADGGNRFLPLLATQRSRLVVEVIENLHLQDVILSALMIQALDGAGIRMAVDDLSSSRGLVSYAALMSAAYVKFDRSWLAGPMNGRQRTLLTWALAQARDLGLVTVLEGVESEEHLALARQMGFDLAQGFLYADRFLRRGCRPERRRPARAAALPAAA from the coding sequence ATGAGCGCCACCATCCACCCGCATGTCATTCTCGACTGCATCAACGCGCGCCGCTTCGGCGTCGAGTACCAGCCCTTCGTCGACATCGCCAGCGGCGAGGTGGTCTGCCACGAGGCGCTGGCGCGCTTCGTCGACGCCGGCGGCAACGCGCTGCCGCCGGACGCGGTGTTCGGCGCGCTGCACGACAACCCGCTGCTGCTGCTCCACGCCGAGCTGGAAATGAAGCGCCTGCAGCTCGCCGAGGCGCCGCCGCACGGGCTGCTCTTCGTCAACCTCGACCCCGACAGCTACGTCGCCGGCGAGGACGCGGACGGCGGCAACCGCTTCCTGCCGCTGCTCGCCACGCAGCGCAGCCGGCTGGTCGTCGAGGTGATCGAGAACCTGCACCTGCAGGACGTCATCCTCTCCGCGCTGATGATCCAGGCGCTCGACGGCGCCGGCATCCGCATGGCGGTCGACGACCTGTCGTCGTCGCGCGGCCTGGTCTCCTACGCGGCGCTGATGAGCGCCGCCTACGTCAAGTTCGACCGCAGCTGGCTCGCCGGCCCGATGAACGGCCGCCAGCGCACGCTGCTCACCTGGGCGCTGGCGCAGGCCCGCGACCTCGGCCTGGTCACCGTGCTCGAGGGCGTCGAGAGCGAGGAGCACCTGGCGCTGGCGCGGCAGATGGGCTTCGACCTGGCGCAGGGCTTCCTCTACGCCGACCGCTTCCTCCGCCGCGGCTGCCGGCCCGAGCGGCGGCGCCCCGCCCGCGCCGCCGCGCTGCCGGCGGCGGCCTGA
- the rpsD gene encoding 30S ribosomal protein S4 — protein MARYTGPRLKVVRALGVELPGLTRKTPNRDYGPGQHGAKPKRKSGFGVQLMEKQKLRYNYGVSERQMQRLFREAKNDKGQTGNKLLELLERRLDNVVFRAGFAPTAVAARQLVSHRHLRLNGRPVSIASIRVKPGDTIALSDKGRQIPMVVETLAEPALTRPEWLAVDAAKGSATVTRLPEANEVPFPIEVQHVVEYYAVRL, from the coding sequence ATGGCTCGCTACACCGGCCCCCGCCTGAAGGTCGTCCGCGCCCTCGGCGTCGAGCTCCCCGGACTCACCCGCAAGACCCCGAACCGCGACTACGGCCCCGGCCAGCACGGCGCCAAGCCCAAGCGCAAGTCCGGCTTCGGCGTGCAGCTGATGGAGAAGCAGAAGCTGCGCTACAACTACGGCGTCTCCGAGCGCCAGATGCAGCGCCTGTTCCGCGAGGCGAAGAACGACAAGGGGCAGACCGGCAACAAGCTGCTCGAACTGCTCGAGCGCCGGCTCGACAACGTCGTCTTCCGCGCCGGCTTCGCGCCGACCGCGGTCGCCGCGCGCCAGCTGGTCAGCCACCGCCACCTGCGGCTGAACGGGCGGCCGGTCAGCATCGCCTCGATCCGCGTCAAGCCGGGCGACACGATCGCGCTGTCGGACAAGGGACGGCAGATCCCGATGGTCGTCGAAACGCTCGCCGAGCCGGCGCTGACCCGCCCCGAGTGGCTCGCCGTCGACGCCGCCAAGGGCAGCGCGACCGTGACCCGGCTGCCGGAGGCGAACGAGGTGCCGTTCCCGATCGAGGTGCAGCACGTGGTCGAGTACTACGCGGTGCGGCTGTAA
- a CDS encoding SdiA-regulated domain-containing protein has translation MNRRPPLRLLAAAFVVAALAAAGAVAQHFRLFERGWFAVAQWRQGAEWQARALWLPDYDVVVEGRPIPGVENVSALTYDPDRKTLFTVTNQNGELIELSLDGAILRRIALAGFGDTEAVEYIRRGTYVISDERRQRLFEVRVDDATRSLDAAASRHLSLAIGRSGNLGFEGLAWDPDGQRLFVAKEKPVRIYEIRGFPEATADFAVDVADDPKRDRGLFVRDVSSLQYDRRTGHLLALSDESRLVVELDTRGRPISTLSLSRGHHGLKESVPQAEGVALDEAGTLYLVSEPNLFYVFRKRRVPAGAAAAPAAAMPYSRTA, from the coding sequence ATGAACCGCCGCCCACCGCTCCGCCTGCTCGCCGCCGCGTTCGTCGTCGCCGCGCTTGCCGCCGCCGGCGCCGTCGCCCAGCATTTCCGCCTGTTCGAGCGCGGCTGGTTCGCCGTCGCGCAATGGCGGCAGGGCGCCGAGTGGCAGGCGCGCGCGCTGTGGCTGCCGGATTACGACGTGGTCGTCGAGGGGCGGCCGATCCCCGGCGTCGAGAACGTCTCGGCGCTGACCTACGATCCCGACCGGAAGACGCTGTTTACCGTCACCAACCAGAACGGCGAGCTGATCGAGCTCTCGCTCGACGGTGCCATCCTGCGCCGCATCGCGCTCGCCGGCTTCGGCGACACCGAGGCGGTCGAATACATCCGCCGCGGCACCTACGTGATCAGCGACGAACGCCGGCAGCGCCTGTTCGAGGTGCGCGTCGACGACGCCACGCGCAGCCTCGACGCCGCCGCCAGTCGCCACCTGTCGCTCGCCATCGGGCGCAGCGGCAACCTCGGCTTCGAGGGGCTGGCCTGGGACCCGGACGGGCAACGCCTGTTCGTCGCCAAGGAGAAGCCGGTGCGCATCTACGAGATCCGCGGCTTCCCGGAGGCGACGGCGGACTTCGCCGTCGACGTCGCCGACGATCCCAAGCGCGACCGCGGCCTGTTCGTGCGCGACGTCTCCAGCCTGCAGTACGACCGGCGCACCGGCCACCTGCTGGCGCTCTCCGACGAATCGCGGCTGGTCGTCGAGCTCGACACGCGCGGCCGGCCGATCAGCACGCTGTCGCTGTCGCGCGGCCACCACGGGCTGAAGGAAAGCGTGCCGCAGGCCGAGGGCGTCGCCCTCGACGAGGCCGGCACGCTCTATCTGGTCAGCGAGCCCAACCTCTTCTACGTGTTCAGGAAACGCCGAGTGCCGGCGGGCGCGGCGGCCGCGCCGGCGGCAGCGATGCCTTACAGCCGCACCGCGTAG
- the selD gene encoding selenide, water dikinase SelD — translation MSDPTASPAPVRLTQLAHGGGCGCKIAPGVLEQILAKAAPGTLPPQLLVGIETADDAAVWQLNDAQAIVATTDFFMPVVDDPFHFGQIAATNAISDIYAMGGTPLFALAIVGMPVNQLDTATIRRILEGGESICAQARIPIAGGHTIDSPEPIYGLVAIGLVRPDQVKRNAGAKPGDKLILGKALGVGIHSAAFKKGALKEHDYAAMIASTTQLNTPGPALACLQGVHAMTDVTGFGLAGHLLEICKASQVAATLSFDALPLLPNVLAYARDGFVTGASTRNLQSYGQLLGLAGRLGEVERLLLADPQTSGGLLVSCAPEVATEVLSIFLQQGFDHATVIGEVIDGLPRVVVG, via the coding sequence ATGTCCGACCCCACGGCTTCCCCCGCCCCCGTCCGCCTGACCCAGCTCGCCCACGGCGGCGGCTGCGGCTGCAAGATCGCCCCCGGCGTGCTCGAGCAGATCCTCGCCAAGGCGGCACCGGGCACGCTGCCGCCGCAGCTGCTGGTCGGCATCGAGACCGCCGACGACGCCGCGGTCTGGCAGCTCAACGACGCGCAGGCAATCGTCGCCACCACCGACTTCTTCATGCCGGTGGTCGACGACCCGTTCCACTTCGGCCAGATCGCCGCCACCAATGCCATCTCCGACATCTACGCGATGGGCGGCACGCCGCTGTTCGCGCTGGCGATCGTCGGCATGCCGGTGAACCAGCTCGACACGGCGACCATCCGGCGCATCCTCGAAGGCGGCGAGTCGATCTGCGCCCAGGCGCGCATCCCGATCGCCGGCGGCCACACCATCGATTCGCCGGAGCCGATCTACGGCCTGGTCGCGATCGGCCTGGTGCGCCCCGACCAGGTCAAGCGCAACGCCGGCGCGAAGCCGGGCGACAAGCTGATCCTCGGCAAGGCGCTCGGCGTCGGCATCCATTCCGCGGCGTTCAAGAAAGGGGCGCTGAAGGAGCACGACTACGCGGCGATGATCGCCTCGACCACCCAGCTCAATACGCCGGGGCCGGCGCTCGCGTGCCTGCAGGGCGTGCATGCGATGACCGACGTCACCGGCTTCGGGCTGGCCGGCCATCTGCTGGAAATCTGCAAGGCCTCGCAGGTGGCGGCGACGCTCTCCTTCGACGCGCTGCCGCTGCTGCCGAACGTGCTCGCCTACGCACGCGACGGCTTCGTCACCGGCGCCTCGACGCGCAACCTGCAGAGCTACGGCCAGCTGCTCGGCCTCGCCGGCCGCCTCGGCGAGGTCGAGCGGCTGCTGCTCGCCGACCCGCAGACCAGCGGCGGCCTGCTCGTCTCGTGCGCGCCGGAGGTGGCGACCGAGGTGCTTTCCATCTTCCTGCAGCAGGGCTTCGACCACGCGACGGTGATCGGCGAGGTGATCGACGGCCTGCCGCGCGTCGTCGTCGGCTGA
- a CDS encoding heavy-metal-associated domain-containing protein — translation MEEIVIKVGGMSCQGCVKGVGGALQALPGVADVAVSLDAGEARVRFDPAQVSIVELRAAIEDAGFDAA, via the coding sequence ATGGAAGAAATCGTCATCAAGGTCGGCGGCATGAGCTGCCAGGGCTGCGTCAAGGGCGTCGGCGGCGCGCTGCAGGCGCTGCCGGGCGTCGCCGACGTCGCGGTCTCGCTCGATGCCGGCGAGGCGCGCGTGCGTTTCGATCCGGCGCAGGTCTCGATCGTCGAGCTGCGCGCAGCGATCGAGGACGCCGGCTTCGACGCCGCCTGA
- a CDS encoding EAL and GGDEF domain-containing protein: protein MNTPGQAQDVTPAADDGALLREILDCAEPIVYRADLAGDAYDYVSASGERALGAPLAELRRRGLAVLRERMPAADYARVSAHFQALAAAAPGRQTRTRVDYRLQLPDGRLAWFSDACTVTADADGRATAVFGIATDVSEHKRTEASLQESAHLLADFFAQSLDGCFVLRFAAPLPAQGAAAWLDGLRFSRVSDTFAAQCGTTAAALAGAGPDALPVRDAAAWRQALADCLAAKHRVAVLEFAPRAEAPAWVEMQLLADLDGDGRALGVFGMQRDISQRVAQERALRESEAKYSGIMRAAQVGIFMLQDARFVYVNPRLANYFGYSEEELLAMGPLDVVAPEQHDWLREQMRRRAAGEPGFPYELTGVRKDGSRFPMAIMGVPATFSGEPASVGTVFDLTAQRLVEDQIVESRNRYRALFESAQDAIIVIDGAAGTIVEANVAAEILFRRPREQLLRLPSADIFPPDRRARHEVELRRHITAGGEAPEEMRIRNADGEDVPVEVSTSVVENGGRKQLQAIFRDISARRRAEEGLRLAQRVFDVGEEVILITDAERRIITVNPAFTRVTGFSREEAVGQTPGFLSSGRQPPEFYAAMWAAIERDGVWQGELWNRRKNGEVFPAWLTISAYRDSEGKVINYIGISSDISERHAAEARIRQLAYYDPLTRLPNRTLLQDRVDQVLAQTRREGTLAALLFIDLDHFKTINDSLGHFTGDQLLCAVAQRMSECVRKTDTVARLGGDEFVVVCSETSIEGTAGVARKILKAVSQSFQTDGHQLTVTPSVGISLFPQDGDDFETLLKHADTAMYRAKESGRNAYQFFAREMNEAAFERLMLENSLRVALERRELVLHYQPQVDLASGRIIGAEALIRWQHPQLGMVSPGRFVPIAEASGLIVPIGAWVLKEACRQAAEWRAAGLPPISVAVNISSAQFRQQRFDEAVAGVLQLTGLPAEHLELELTESIVMEDAEATVQALRKLSVMGVQLAIDDFGTGYSSLSYLKRFPIDKLKIDRSFVRDIVTDADDWAIASTVISMGQSLRLQVIAEGVETAEQLDMLRRQGCHAVQGYHFSRPVPAGDFVGLLARQPFVAAR, encoded by the coding sequence ATGAACACACCCGGTCAGGCGCAGGACGTGACGCCGGCGGCGGACGACGGCGCGCTGCTGCGCGAGATCCTCGATTGCGCCGAGCCGATCGTCTATCGCGCCGATCTCGCCGGCGACGCCTACGACTACGTCAGCGCCAGCGGCGAGCGCGCGCTCGGCGCGCCGCTCGCCGAGCTGCGCCGGCGCGGCCTGGCGGTGCTCCGCGAGCGCATGCCGGCCGCCGACTACGCGCGCGTCAGCGCGCATTTCCAGGCGCTCGCCGCGGCGGCGCCGGGGCGGCAGACGCGGACGCGGGTCGACTACCGGCTGCAGCTGCCCGACGGCCGGCTCGCCTGGTTCAGCGATGCGTGCACGGTCACCGCCGACGCCGACGGGCGGGCGACCGCGGTCTTCGGCATCGCCACCGACGTCAGCGAGCACAAGCGCACCGAGGCCTCGCTGCAGGAAAGCGCGCACCTGCTCGCCGACTTCTTCGCGCAGTCGCTCGACGGCTGCTTCGTGCTGCGCTTCGCCGCGCCGCTGCCGGCGCAGGGCGCCGCCGCCTGGCTCGACGGCCTGCGCTTTTCGCGCGTCAGCGATACCTTCGCCGCGCAGTGCGGGACGACCGCGGCGGCGCTCGCCGGCGCCGGCCCGGACGCGCTGCCGGTGCGCGACGCCGCGGCCTGGCGGCAGGCGCTGGCCGACTGCCTGGCGGCGAAGCACCGCGTCGCCGTCCTCGAGTTTGCGCCGCGCGCCGAGGCGCCGGCGTGGGTCGAGATGCAGCTGCTCGCCGACCTCGACGGCGACGGCCGCGCACTCGGCGTCTTCGGCATGCAGCGCGACATCTCGCAGCGCGTCGCGCAGGAGCGGGCGCTGCGCGAGAGCGAGGCCAAGTACAGCGGCATCATGCGCGCGGCGCAGGTCGGCATCTTCATGCTGCAGGACGCGCGCTTCGTCTACGTGAATCCGCGGCTGGCCAACTACTTCGGCTACAGCGAGGAGGAGCTGCTGGCGATGGGGCCGCTCGACGTCGTCGCGCCCGAGCAGCACGACTGGCTGCGCGAGCAGATGCGCCGGCGCGCCGCCGGCGAGCCCGGCTTCCCCTACGAGCTGACCGGCGTGCGCAAGGACGGCAGCCGCTTCCCGATGGCGATCATGGGCGTGCCGGCGACCTTCAGCGGCGAGCCGGCCTCGGTCGGCACCGTCTTCGACCTGACCGCGCAGCGCCTGGTCGAGGACCAGATCGTCGAGTCGCGCAACCGCTACCGTGCGCTGTTCGAGTCGGCGCAGGACGCGATCATCGTCATCGACGGCGCGGCCGGCACCATCGTCGAGGCCAACGTCGCCGCCGAAATCCTGTTCCGCCGCCCGCGCGAGCAGCTGCTGCGGCTGCCGTCGGCGGACATCTTCCCGCCCGACCGGCGCGCCCGCCACGAGGTCGAGCTGCGCCGGCACATCACCGCCGGCGGCGAGGCGCCGGAGGAGATGCGCATCCGCAACGCCGACGGCGAGGACGTGCCGGTCGAGGTCAGCACCAGCGTCGTCGAGAACGGCGGCCGCAAGCAGCTGCAGGCGATCTTCCGCGACATCTCGGCGCGGCGCCGCGCCGAGGAGGGGCTGCGCCTGGCGCAGCGGGTGTTCGACGTCGGCGAGGAGGTGATCCTGATCACCGATGCCGAGCGCCGCATCATCACCGTCAACCCGGCCTTCACCCGCGTCACCGGCTTCAGCCGCGAGGAGGCGGTCGGCCAGACGCCGGGCTTCCTCAGCTCCGGCCGCCAGCCGCCCGAGTTCTACGCCGCGATGTGGGCGGCGATCGAGCGCGACGGCGTCTGGCAGGGCGAGCTGTGGAACCGGCGCAAGAACGGCGAGGTGTTCCCGGCCTGGCTGACGATCAGCGCCTACCGCGACAGCGAAGGCAAGGTCATCAACTACATCGGCATCTCGTCGGACATCTCCGAGCGGCACGCGGCGGAAGCGCGCATCCGCCAGCTCGCCTACTACGACCCGCTGACCCGGCTGCCCAACCGCACGCTGCTGCAGGACCGCGTCGACCAGGTGCTGGCGCAGACGCGGCGCGAGGGCACGCTGGCGGCGCTGCTGTTCATCGACCTCGACCACTTCAAGACGATCAACGACTCGCTCGGCCACTTCACCGGCGACCAGCTGCTGTGCGCCGTGGCGCAGCGGATGAGCGAGTGCGTGCGCAAGACCGATACGGTGGCGCGGCTGGGCGGCGACGAGTTCGTCGTCGTCTGCTCGGAAACGAGCATCGAGGGCACCGCCGGCGTCGCGCGCAAGATCCTGAAGGCGGTGTCGCAGTCGTTCCAGACCGACGGCCACCAGCTGACGGTGACGCCGTCGGTCGGCATCAGCCTCTTCCCGCAGGACGGCGACGATTTCGAGACGCTGCTGAAGCATGCCGACACGGCGATGTACCGGGCCAAGGAGAGCGGCCGCAACGCCTACCAGTTCTTCGCCCGCGAGATGAACGAGGCGGCCTTCGAGCGGCTGATGCTGGAGAACAGCCTGCGCGTCGCGCTCGAGCGGCGCGAGCTGGTGCTGCACTACCAGCCGCAGGTCGACCTCGCCAGTGGCCGCATCATCGGCGCCGAAGCGCTGATCCGCTGGCAGCACCCGCAGCTGGGCATGGTTTCGCCCGGCCGCTTCGTGCCGATCGCCGAGGCGTCCGGACTGATCGTCCCGATCGGCGCCTGGGTGCTCAAGGAGGCCTGCCGGCAGGCCGCCGAGTGGCGCGCCGCCGGGTTGCCGCCGATCAGCGTCGCGGTGAACATCTCGTCGGCGCAGTTCCGCCAGCAGCGCTTCGACGAGGCGGTCGCCGGCGTGCTGCAGCTGACCGGGCTGCCGGCCGAGCACCTCGAGCTGGAACTGACCGAGAGCATCGTCATGGAGGACGCCGAGGCCACCGTGCAGGCGCTCAGGAAGCTGTCGGTGATGGGCGTGCAGCTGGCCATCGACGACTTCGGCACCGGCTACTCCAGCCTCTCGTACCTGAAGCGCTTCCCGATCGACAAGCTGAAGATCGACCGGAGCTTCGTCCGCGACATCGTCACCGACGCCGACGACTGGGCGATCGCCAGTACCGTCATCTCGATGGGGCAGAGCCTGCGCCTGCAGGTCATCGCCGAGGGCGTGGAGACCGCCGAGCAGCTCGACATGCTGCGCCGCCAGGGCTGCCACGCGGTGCAGGGGTATCATTTCAGCAGGCCGGTGCCGGCCGGCGATTTCGTCGGGCTGCTGGCGCGGCAGCCGTTCGTCGCCGCCCGCTGA
- a CDS encoding heavy metal translocating P-type ATPase — translation MSASVPRDLSRQFDLPIGGMTCAACATRIEKVLNRLPGVDASVNLAAEQARVRLADAATTPAAVVAAIEKAGFSVPPQTVELAIGGMTCAACAARIEKVLRRLDGVEASVNLAAERARVRYVPGRAMPADLIAAIGKAGFGARVADDRSREEEQARRAAAWRAELARFWIAAALTLPLLAQMLWMFGADGGHGAEPLPRWLQLALATPVQLWIGRRFYEGGWKALRGGGWSGANMDVLVALGTTMAWGFSAVVTVLGLDHRHVYFEASAAVITLVLMGKLLEARAKAGTTAAIEALIRLRPRSARIERDGQLLEVAADALLPGDVFIVRPGESVPVDGEVLAGASSVNEAMLTGESMPVAKAAGDRVFAATRNELGQLRCRATGVGEHTLLAGIIRLVAEAQGSKAPVQKLADRISAVFVPAVCFVALVTFAGWWLAGDPAEALTSAVAVLVIACPCALGLATPTAIMVGTGRGAAAGILVKNAEALERAERVGVVAVDKTGTLTRGEPEVTDVVAVGIAAGEALRLAAALEQGSEHPLARAVLARAAAAGVAVPAVADFRAIPGQGVTGVVDGRALSLGAADWAAAGAAGDDVRRLQDEGKTVVALAEGGRLLALLAIADPLRPGAVAAVAELQAMGLAVVMLTGDNAATAAAVARAAGIADFRAGILPGDKAAAVNALKGSGRAVAMVGDGINDAPALAAADIGFALGAGSDAAIEAADLTLIGSDLKGVADAIRLSRATLGKIRQNLFFAFLYNVIGIPLAALGLLNPVVAGAAMALSSVSVVSNSLLLRRWRPRAHGRKA, via the coding sequence ATGAGCGCCTCCGTGCCCCGCGACCTCTCCCGCCAGTTCGACCTGCCGATCGGCGGCATGACCTGCGCCGCCTGCGCGACGCGCATCGAGAAGGTGCTCAACCGGCTGCCCGGTGTCGACGCCAGCGTGAACCTCGCCGCCGAGCAGGCGCGCGTGCGCCTCGCCGACGCGGCGACGACGCCGGCGGCAGTGGTCGCCGCGATCGAGAAGGCCGGCTTCAGCGTGCCGCCGCAGACCGTCGAGCTGGCGATCGGCGGCATGACCTGCGCCGCCTGCGCGGCGCGCATCGAGAAGGTGCTGCGCCGGCTGGACGGCGTCGAGGCCAGCGTCAACCTCGCCGCCGAGCGTGCGCGCGTGCGCTACGTGCCCGGCCGCGCGATGCCGGCCGACCTGATCGCCGCGATCGGGAAGGCCGGCTTCGGCGCCCGCGTCGCCGACGACCGTTCGCGCGAGGAGGAACAGGCGCGCCGCGCCGCGGCCTGGCGCGCCGAGCTCGCCCGCTTCTGGATCGCCGCGGCGCTGACGCTGCCGCTGCTGGCGCAGATGCTGTGGATGTTCGGCGCCGACGGCGGGCATGGCGCCGAGCCGCTGCCGCGCTGGCTGCAGCTCGCGCTGGCGACGCCGGTGCAGTTGTGGATCGGCCGCCGCTTCTACGAGGGCGGCTGGAAGGCGCTGCGCGGCGGCGGCTGGAGCGGCGCCAACATGGACGTGCTGGTCGCGCTCGGCACGACGATGGCCTGGGGCTTCTCGGCGGTGGTGACGGTGCTCGGCCTCGACCATCGCCACGTCTATTTCGAGGCCTCGGCGGCGGTGATCACGCTGGTGCTGATGGGCAAGCTGCTCGAGGCACGCGCCAAGGCCGGCACCACCGCGGCGATCGAGGCGCTGATCCGGCTGCGTCCGCGCAGCGCGCGCATCGAGCGCGACGGGCAGCTGCTCGAGGTCGCCGCCGATGCGCTGCTGCCCGGCGACGTCTTCATCGTCCGCCCGGGCGAGAGCGTGCCGGTCGACGGCGAGGTGCTCGCCGGCGCCTCGAGCGTCAACGAGGCGATGCTGACCGGCGAGAGCATGCCGGTGGCGAAGGCCGCCGGCGACCGCGTCTTCGCCGCGACGCGGAACGAACTCGGCCAGCTGCGCTGCCGCGCCACCGGCGTCGGCGAGCATACGCTGCTGGCCGGCATCATCCGCCTGGTGGCCGAGGCGCAGGGCTCGAAGGCGCCGGTGCAGAAGCTCGCCGACCGCATTTCGGCGGTCTTCGTGCCGGCGGTCTGTTTCGTCGCGCTCGTCACCTTCGCCGGCTGGTGGCTCGCCGGCGATCCTGCCGAGGCGCTGACCAGTGCCGTCGCCGTGCTGGTCATCGCCTGCCCGTGCGCGCTCGGGCTGGCGACGCCGACGGCGATCATGGTCGGCACCGGCCGCGGTGCCGCGGCCGGCATCCTGGTAAAGAACGCCGAGGCGCTGGAGCGCGCCGAGCGCGTCGGCGTCGTCGCCGTCGACAAGACCGGCACGCTGACGCGCGGCGAGCCCGAGGTGACCGACGTGGTCGCCGTCGGCATCGCCGCCGGCGAGGCGCTGCGGCTCGCCGCCGCGCTCGAGCAGGGCTCCGAGCACCCGCTGGCGCGCGCCGTGCTGGCACGCGCCGCGGCGGCCGGCGTCGCCGTGCCCGCGGTCGCCGATTTCCGGGCGATCCCCGGCCAGGGCGTGACGGGCGTTGTCGACGGTCGCGCGCTTTCCCTCGGCGCCGCCGACTGGGCGGCGGCGGGCGCTGCCGGCGACGACGTGCGCCGGCTGCAGGACGAGGGCAAGACCGTCGTCGCGCTCGCCGAAGGCGGCCGCCTGCTGGCGCTCTTGGCGATCGCCGACCCGCTGCGGCCGGGAGCGGTCGCAGCGGTGGCGGAGCTGCAGGCGATGGGGTTGGCGGTGGTGATGCTCACCGGCGACAACGCGGCGACCGCCGCCGCGGTGGCGCGCGCCGCCGGCATCGCCGACTTCCGCGCCGGCATCCTGCCCGGCGACAAGGCCGCCGCGGTGAACGCGCTGAAGGGCAGCGGGCGCGCGGTGGCGATGGTCGGCGACGGCATCAACGACGCGCCGGCACTGGCCGCCGCCGACATCGGCTTCGCCCTCGGCGCCGGCTCCGACGCGGCGATCGAGGCCGCCGACCTGACGCTGATCGGCAGCGACCTGAAGGGCGTCGCCGACGCCATCCGCCTGTCGCGGGCGACGCTCGGCAAGATCCGGCAGAACCTGTTCTTCGCCTTCCTCTACAACGTCATCGGCATCCCGCTCGCCGCCCTCGGCCTGCTCAACCCGGTCGTCGCCGGCGCGGCGATGGCGCTGAGTTCGGTCTCGGTCGTCTCCAACTCGCTGCTGCTGCGGCGCTGGCGGCCGCGGGCGCACGGGAGGAAGGCGTAG